The bacterium genome contains the following window.
CGGGTCCCAGGCGATCTCCGCCGGGCCCGCCGCCGACCGGCGCACGAAGCGCCGAACCGGCACCCCCGCGGCAGCGAGGGCCGCGCCGAGCGCGGCGCCGGTGAGACCGCTCGCGCCAGCGAGGGCGATGCGCGCCGGCGGGGCAG
Protein-coding sequences here:
- a CDS encoding epimerase; this encodes MSAPAPPARIALAGASGLTGAALGAALAAAGVPVRRFVRRSAAGPAEIAWDP